Within Paenibacillus sp. RUD330, the genomic segment GAAATGGTATATTTTAACCAATTAATCCGTGTATATACATTGACAATCTTCCTCTTCATATAGCATAGTTACTGTAACTGAATATTGCCTCACGTTATGGTGAGGTAGAGGCGCGGTGTTTAACAGTTTGTAGCGGAGCTTGAGAAGGCGTTGAGGCTATGAAGAAGGAAATGCCGCCGAAGTGGGTCATACGCTCCGTATTGCCTGCTGGGTCTGCAGTTAAGAGCTGCAGGACTGTCTCGATGGACCTCCCCGTTCATTGAGTTGAGCTATCTTCCCAGGGAAGCAGAGGCATGTAAGGTACTAGTGCATAGTGCGGCCTGAGCTGATCTCAGGCCGCTTTTTTGTTTTTGAAAAAGAGATTCCGGGAGGATGAAAAAAATGAAGATGAAGACAAAGGTACTTGGGATCCTGCTGCTATCCGCCCTGCTTGCGATAGCGGGCTGCGGTTCGAATGGAAATTCCGGATCGACGAGTGAAGATACGTTCAAGGTTGGACTGGAAGCGGGGTACGCACCGTTCAACTGGACTCAAAAAGACGATTCCAATGGCGGCTTCAGCATCGCCGGAACTTCTGAATTCGCAGGCGGCTACGACGTGGAAGTCGCGAAGAAGATCGCAGACGGCTTGGGCAAGAAGCTTGAGATTGTGAAGACGGAGTGGGACGGGCTTGTCCCTGCTTTGACTTCGGGCAAGATCGACGCGATCATTGCCGGCATGTCCCCAACCGCAGAGCGCAAGGAGACGATTGATTTCTCCGACAGCTACTACAAGTCCAATTTGGTGATGGTCGTGAAAAAAGGCGGGAAATACGAAGGCGCCACTTCCATCCAGGATTTTAACGGGGCGAAAGTGACGGCTCAACTAAACACCTTCCACTACTCGGTCATTGACCAAATTTCGGGCGTATCCAAGCAGACGGCGATGGACAACTTCCCGGTGATGAGAGTAGCGCTTGAGTCCGGAATGATCGACGGTTACGTTTCGGAGCGCCCGGAGGCGGTGAGCGCTTCCGCAGCCAACGGCAACCTCGCCATGGTCGAATTCAAGGACGGCTTCCAAACCTCGGAGGATGACACGGCGATTGCGGTCGGCCTCAAGAAGGGCAGCGAATACACAGCGAAAATCAACGATATTCTGAAAGGAATTTCGGAAGAGCAGCGCACAAGCATCATGGATGCAGCGATAAAAAATCAGCCTGCAGCCAAATAATGCCAACGGAGAACCGGCTGTATGCCATACAGTCGGTTTTGTAATGAATGAATGGGAGGCATCGGCATGAGCTTGGAATGGATCGTGAAAATTGTCGAAGAAAACTGGCAGATGTTCCTGCGAGGGGCAGGGATGACGCTCTTGATCTCCTTGGTGGGAACCGTGATCGGCGCCGTCATCGGTTTATTGGCGGGCGTGATAAGAACGATACCGGCGCCTGGGCGTACCGCCCAGCGAGTCCTGCTCAAGAGCGCGAACTTTCTTTTGACGGTATATATTGAAGTGTTCCGCGGCACACCTATGATTGTGCAGGCTGTGGTCATCTATTTCGGCTCGGCATTGGCTTTCGACTTCAACATGAATGTGCTCACCGCGGCTTTCATCGTCGTGTCCGTCAATACGGGGGCCTATATGGCGGAGATTGTCCGGGGCGGAATCCTGTCTGTCGATAAAGGACAGTTCGAAGCCGCTCATGCGATCGGCATGAATCACATGCAGATGATGGCCAACATTATTTTGCCGCAGGTCATCCGCAATATTTTGCCGGCGACAGGCAACCAATTCGTGATCAATATCAAAGACACCTCGGTCCTTAACGTGATTTCCGTCTCGGAGCTGTATTTCCTGACGAAATCGGTTGCGGGCAACAACTTCCGGTATTTTGAATCCTTCTTCGTCGCGTGCGTGATTTACTTTGTCATGACCTTTACCGTCACGAGAATTTTGCGCTATTTCGAAAAAAGGCTGGAGGGTTCCAAAAGCTACGAGATGGAACCCGCGAGATAAGCAAGAGGAGACAGAAACCTATGGAAAAAGTCATTGAAATCCAACATCTCCATAAAAGCTATGGCATGAATGAAGTGCTGAAAAACATCGGCTTTTCCGTCCATCATGGCGAAGTGGTCACGATTATCGGCTCCTCGGGCTCGGGGAAGTCGACGCTGCTCCGCTGCATCAACCTTCTGGAGATTCCGAGCGGCGGGGAAATCCTTTATCGGGGCCGGAATATCCTGGATGGCAGCCACCATATTCCCTCCTACCGCAAAAAGCTGGGGATGGTGTTCCAGCAATTCAATCTGTTTGAAAATCATGATGTGCTGAGCAATTGCATGGTCGGCCAGATCAAAGTGTTGAAGCGCTCCAAGGCGGAAGCGGAACAGACGGCTCGGAAATATTTGAAGGTAGTAGGCATGGAGGCATATATCAACGCCAGGCCCAAGCAATTGTCGGGCGGCCAGAAGCAGCGCGTGGCGATCGCCCGAGCGTTGTCCATGGAGCCGGATGTCCTGTTGTTCGATGAGCCTACATCCGCCCTCGATCCCGAGATGGTAGGCGAGGTGCTCAAGGTCATGAAGGAGCTGGCCCATTCCGGCCTGACGATGCTCATCGTCACGCATGAAATGGATTTTGCAAGGGAAGTGTCGGATCGGGTGGTGTTCATGGATAAAGGCGTCATCGCCGAAGAAGGGACGCCGGAGGAAATGTTTGGCCGACCGAAGCAAGAACGCACGAGGGAATTCCTGAAGAGGACATTCGTCCAGCATGATCGGGCTTGACCTCGACGGCGACCATGAACGGAATGCGGGAGCTAAATTTGATTTTATCTTGGGCTTTCCCGCAACTAGGGGAAAGTCCTTGCTGTCATTGGCCGTCGGAAGCGGCTGCGCTTCAGGTATGCTAAGATGAAACCAGCAGCTAAGGTAGAACGGAAAAGCCAACCATGATAAACGAGTAGTTGGAACCGAAAACACAGGGCAATTGTACACAGACTCATTTCCTGTCCATCCAACCTAATATGAAATCGGAGTGTTTTTAATCATGACAACGAATCCAAAGGTAGATGGATTTATTCGGAAATCGAAAAAGTGGAAGGCTGAATACGAGAAGCTGAGAACGATCGTTCTTGACTGCGGGCTGACCGAAGACTTCAAATGGATGCATCCTTGTTATACGTTCGAGAACAAAAACATCGTGATCATCCACGGATTCAAAGACTATTGCGCGCTCCTGTTCCACAAGGGCGCCTTGTTGAAGGATGCCCATGGCATTCTCATCCAGCAAACGGAAAATGTACAGGCGGCGCGCCAGATCCGGTTCGCCAATCTCCAAGAGATCGTTGATAAGGAAACGATCTTGAAAGCCTATATCAATCAAGCCATTGAAGTGGAAAAAGCCGGTTTGGAAGTGGAATTTAAAAAGAATACCGAATACGTCATTTCGGAAGAATTTCAAACGAAACTCGATGAGATGCCTGCCTTGAAGGCTGCTTTTGAAGCCTTGACGCCCGGAAGGCAGAGAGCTTACCTTCTTTATTTTTCGGCCCCCAAGCAATCCAAAACTCGAGCGTCGAGGGTGGAGAAATATACGCAGGCCATTCTCGAGGGCAAGGGATTGAATGATTAGGGCATGTTGGGGCTGAGAGAACTCACAATCATCGGGCAGGCTTCAACCATAGCCAAACCCCGATTCTGTTGGTAGATAGGGAAACGAGGCTCAATAAAACAACACAACAAGGCTGCCGCAGATTTTAAGGCAGCCTCGTTGTGTTGTTTACCGGAATCGGTTGGCTCATTTCATGAATAGAAGGAGCAAATAATCATGGGCATTATAGTGGCAATTGGATTCATATGCATCATAAGTTATCTTAGAGCCATCCATATTTCTCTTCAGAAAGTATTGAAAAAGATGGAGGAAAGGAATCGTTCTTAATGCCGCTTAGCAAGGCATCGCCACCAAGCATGTCCCCGCCTCGCCGCATCAGCGCCTGGCGGGGACATGCTTGTCGCCTTTTCGGCAGCTTATAATCCGACGCCGCCGACCGGACGGACGCGGATCGGCTCGATCGCGGCGATGAGCGGGCGAGCCTGGCCGATGACGGCAAGCACCCGCTCGTTGCGCAATGAAGCGGCATGAGCTTCCTCGTTCTGCCACAGCTCGGTAATCCAGATCAAGTCTTCGTCATCGGCCGCTTCGTGGAGGATGTAGTGCTCGCAGCCCTCCATTTCGTCGAGGGTCTTGGCGGCTCCGAGCAGAAGGTCGAGCAGCTCGGCACGCTTTCCCGGATGGGCTTTCAATTTACCGAACATCGCATATTTGCTCATGGTTTCAACCTGCCTTTCGTTGATATTGAATGTCGTTTCAGCATATCCGTATAATGGGCAGCCGCTTCCGAGCTTGCCTGCACCATCCGCTCGATGAGGACGGCCGGCTCGATGATCGTCAGGGAGCGTCCGTAAGGAAGGAGGAAGTAAGGAACGAAGGTTCGGAGGGAGTCCGCGCCGAGCCGGAGATGCAGCCGCTCCGGAAGACGCTCCGCGACGGAATGTCCGAACAGCCAGTGGCGGCAGAGCTCTCCGAGCGCAAGCGGCGCTCCTTCGAGGATGACGTCGACGAGCTGCTCCTGCTCCAGCGCGCCAGGCATCAGACTGTTCAGCAGATGCTCCTTGGCGGAGAAGCCCTCCGGCTTCTCGAACCGGAGGCTGCTGGTCTCGATGCTTCGGATGCGGTCGGCGCGGAAGCTCCGCAGCTCTCCGCGAAGCCTGCAGAATCCAACCGTATACCACGCCCCCTTCCAATGGACGATTCCGTACGGATCGAATTCCCGGCGGCTTGAAGCGATGCTCGCACCGGATTTTCCGTAACCCTTGTCGTACTCCATGATCACCGTCTCGCCCGAGGCGGCAGCCTTCTCCAGCTCCCGGAGAGCCTCCTGCTCCAGCGGGCCGGTCGGGGAATGGACGACCTCCAGCCCGTCTGCGTGCCTGTTCAGCCGGCTCCGCTGTTCGTCCGTGGCGTACCGCATGAGCTTGTCCAGCGCACGGGCAAGGTCGCCGCTGTACGGATAGCCTGCTTCCCGGGCGAATACGGAGGCTTGGACGAGCGCGCGCTGTTCATCCGGGTCGAAGAACAGCGGCGACTCGCTGAACGACTCCAGAATCCGGTAACCGCCGTTCGGACCGGAATCGGCCAGGATCGGAACGCCGCTGGCGCAAAGGGAGTCGATGCAGCGGTAGATCGTGCGCACATGCACCTCAAGCGACTCCGCCAGCTGTCCGGCGGTCATCTTGCGGCCGGACCGCAGCAGCCACAAAATCGAGAGCATATTGTCCGCTTTGGCCAGTGTCCTCATTCCCTTCTCGACGATCCGCCGCTTCATCTGTCATTCAGGGCAGAGGCGCCATTCCCTTCTCCACCCAGGTTTCATAACTCGGGCCGTATACATCCGGAACGCGCAGGCCCGCCTGCCTCATCAGCACCGTCATCTGCCCCCGGTGATGGGCCTGGTGCATGACGGTGAAGCGGAGCGAAGCTCCGTTCGCCCAGAGCTCGCCGCCGATTTCCTGCTTCTGGAGCAAAGCCTCATCGCTCCATGCGGAGCGGACGGCATCGGCAATACCGCGGCTGACGCGCCTGTATTCGGAGGCGATTCCGGCTGCGGAGCCGCTCTGTCCGGCATCCGCTGTCGTGAAGTCCAATCCCATTGAAGCCATGTAACCGATCGACTCCGCCAGATGCCAGGCGATGGCTCCGAGCGTGCGGCGGTTCGCCGCTGCCGGCCGGGCGAGCGATTCATCGGTCAGGGCGTCCAGTACGCTTGCGGTCAGCTCCGCTTCCGCTTTCCATTCCTTTTCAAAATCCTCGATAGACGCAAACATCAAGCATCCCTCCACTGGGCGGTCCTGCCGCCGATTCCGTTACCGAACAAGCATAACGGACGATCCCTGACAGATGCGGTCAGGGATGGGACGGCTTACTTCACGATTTTTCCGTTGACGTATGTACGCCCTGCCATCGAAGCCTCAAGCACCCACGTGTCGAGAGCCGTTCTGCTGATGTAGATTCTTCCGTCCACAATGATGTGCGGCAAGGTGTTCGTTTCGCCGGAGCTCAATCTTAATGCCCTTTCCGCATCAAGGATTTTTTCCAGCTGGCCCTGGGGAATGCCGAGGTATCCGGCTGCAGCATCGACCGTAAGCAGCGGTTTGTCCCAAGGAGATTCATAGACGGCCGGGCTGGAGACGGCCGGTTGAACCGCCGCCGTCGGGACGGCGTCCTTGCTTGAGGCGACAATCAGGCAGCCGCCGATGAAGGAGGCGCCAAGGACGGCGCTTGCGATTAAATTCGAATAGGTGCCTAATTTCATGTGAACTCCCTTTCCAAAGCATGGTCTCTTCTATCCTAGACGAAGAAAATATCCATGTCACGGTATAAAAGGGCATGAATGGATGTCTCGAAGCTTCATCTTGTCAGTTCCGGGTCCAGATCGGGCTGCTTTTCGCCCTCTTCGACCAAAGGGAGCAGTGGTACCGGACCAGGCGCGGCTGAAGCGGACTGAGGCTGGAATTCACGCTTTTCTTCAGCACATAGGGGACGAAGCCGCTGCCGGCAAAGATGAGGACTTTGGCCAGATGCCCCTCCTCCATCAGCCAGGCGGTGGCGGATCCCGCGGCGAAGTCGAGCCATACCATCTGATGGAAGGCATGCTTGGGCAGGATGAAAATGAACTGGCTCTTGCGGACGAACGGAATGGGGACGGTCACAGCCTGGCCTCCTTGCAAAGGAAACATGGTATGGACCATCCTATTCGCAAGGTGAATTGTCCCATTCCAGGTGAAGGCCGGACCCGATCAGCTTGGGTATGACGTTCTCATGCCCGCCCGCTTCGGAATCGGTCCGGCGTATCGCCGGTCAGGCGGCGAAAGGTTGCGATGAAGTGGCTGACGTCGCGGAAGCCGGTCTGGCCCGCAATGACTCGCAGCGGCTCGCCCGGACGGCTGAGCAGCAGCTCGCGGGCCCGGCGGATGCGCAGCCGCACGAGGTAGGCGTAGGGAGACAGGCCGAACAGGCTGCGGAACAGCGTATTGAGCCGGCGGCCGGAGAGGCCTGCGGCTGCGGCCAGATCCCCGAGCCCGATCGCCGGCTGGTGGAGATTGGCCTCCAGCCAGGACAGCAGAGGCTCGAGCTGGCGCAGCCGCTGCGACACGCCGGCGGCTTCGTCGGTGCTGGAGTAAGTGCGCAGCGCCAGCAGGAACCGGTACGCCTGCTGGGACGATTCCAGCCCGAGCGGATCGGCTTGGCCTTCCAGCAGCTCCAGGCTGTTCAGCAGCAGACTGTCCAGAGGAGATCCGGGCTCCCAGCGGTAGAGCGCCGGACTGGACAGCGCCAGCGACGCCATGAGGCCCGGCAGCTCGGGTCCGGCAAAGGTCAGGTAGGCCGTCTGCCAGACGCCGCCGCCGCTGCGGTAGCTATGGGCTTCCCGCGGCGGCAGGAGCAGTCCGCTGCCGGGCGGCAGCGTCTCCGCATGGCCGTTCCAGGAGACGCGCCCTTCGCCGGCGAGCGTCTGCAGCCAGTGGTAGACCGGGTAGCCGTCTCCGCGATGGAACGGCTCCTGGTCCGGGTTGAAGCCGATGCTCTCCAGCTGGACCGGCAGAGGCCTGTCCTGCAGCTGGACGGGAACGACCCGTCGATGTCCGGCGATGTTCATCGTTATGCGCCTCCTAAGCTCAACGTAGTTCCATATTCTTATATATGTCAGCCATAAGATTGGATTTTAAGGAGATCGTTCCTTTTTTAAAATGGAGATATCCTTATATTACACCTGGAAGAGGTGCCTGATCATGATAAATTCGAAGCTGCCCAAGATTTGGTATGGAGGCGATTACAATCCCGAGCAGTGGGACGGGGACACCTGGACGGAGGATCACCGGATGTTCAAGCTGGCGGGCATCGACGTCGCCACGATCAACGTGTTCTCCTGGGCTCTCGATCAACCGGACGAACATACGTACGACTTCGCCTGGCTCGACGAGCAGTTCGCGCTGCTCCACGGGCAAGGCATCGGCATCTGTCTGGCGACCGGCACGGGAGCCCATCCGGCCTGGATGGCGAAGCGCCATCCCGAGGTGCTGCGGGTGGATTGGGAAGGCCGCAAGCGCCGCTTCGGCGGGCGCCACAATTCCTGCCCGAACAGTCCGGTCTACCGCCGCTTCTCTACGGCGCTGGCAGGCAAGCTGGCGGAGCGCTACGGCCGGCATCCGGCTCTGCTCGTCTGGCATATCAGCAACGAATACGGCGGCTACTGCTATTGCGGCAACTGCGCGGCGGCCTTCCGCGGCTGGCTCAGGCAGCGGTACGGCTCGCTGCAGGAGCTGAACCGCGTCTGGAATACCCGCTTCTGGGGCCATACCTTCTACGACTGGGAGGAGATCGTGCCGCCGAACGCGCTCAGCGAGGAATGGGGCGGCAGCCGCACCAACTTCCAGGGCATCTCGCTGGACTATCGCCGCTTCCAGTCGGACAGTCTGCTGGAATGCTTCAAGCTGGAGCGCGATGCCGTCAAGGCGCTGACGCCCGATATCCAGGTGACGACGAACCTGATGGGCTTTTATCCGGAGCTGGATTACTTCAAATGGGGCAAGGAGATGGACATCGTCTCCTGGGACAACTACCCGTCGATCGATACGCCGCCGAGCTTCACGGCGATGGCGCATGATCTCATGCGGGGGCTGCGCGGCGGCCAGCCGTTCATGCTGATGGAGCAGACCCCGAGCCAGCAGAACTGGCAGGCGTACAACTCGCTGAAGCGTCCCGGCGTCATGCGGCTGTGGAGCTGGCAGGCGGTGGCCAGAGGAGCGGACACGGTCATGTTCTTCCAGCTGCGGCGCTCCGTCGGAGCCTGCGAGAAGTACCACGGAGCCGTCATCGAGCATTCCGGTCACGAGCATACGCGGGTATTCCGCGAGGTCGCGGAGCTCGGGCGGGAGCTGCGGCAGCTCGGCGATACGCTGCTGGACGCAAGGGCGGACTCCAAGGTCGGCATCGTCTTCGACTGGGAGAACCGCTGGGCGACGGAGCTGAGCAGCGGTCCGACGGTGGCGCTGAACTATGCGCAGGAAGTCCACAAGTATTACGATGCGCTGTACAGCCAGCATATCCAGGCGGACATCATCGGCGTCGAGGAGGATTTCTCCCGCTACGAGCTCGTCATCGCGCCAGTGATGTACATGGTGAAGCCCGGGTTCGCAGACAAGGCGGAAGCCTTCGCTGCGGCCGGAGGAGCGTTCGTCACGACCTTTTTCAGCGGCATCGTCGACCAGCACGACCTCGTCCGGACCGGCGGTTATCCAGGCGAGCTGCGCAGGCTGCTCGGCATCTGGTCGGAGGAGATCGACGCGCTTCTGCCGGAGCAGCGCAACGTGATCGTCATGACGGCATCCGGAGAGCTCGCGGGCGGGTCGGACGCTCCAGGCGGCAGCGGCCGGAGCGGCGGCCCGGGCGCCGTTCCCGGCATGCGTTCCGAGTATGAGTGCGGCCTGCTCTGCGACTTGATCCACAGCGAAGGAGCGGAGGTGAAGGCGGTCTACGGCGACGACTTCTACCGGGGCATGCCGGCCCTGACCGTGAACAGGTTCGGCGAGGGAGAAGCGTGGTACGTCGCCTCCAGCCCGGAGCCGGCTTTTCTCCGGGACTTCCTCGGAAGCCTGTGCAGCGGGCGCGGCATCGAAGCGCTTGTGGAAGAGGCGTCCGCGGAGCTGGAAGCCGCCGTCCGCGTCAAAGACGGAAAGCGGTACCTGTTCCTGCTCAACCATGGGGCGGAGGAGGGATGGGCGTCGCTTCCGGCAGGCGGGGGCGTCGATCTGCTGACCGGAGCGACCGTCGGCGGCCGTGTCTCCGTACCGGGAAGAGGCGTGCGGATCGTACAATCCGGCCGGATTTCATAAGCGATTATGCTAAAATAGTCCTTGGAGGGCGGGAAGCCCCCGCCATACGAGGGAGGATCTGCCGATGAACGGAATTAAGCCTCATGCGGACGCCGCGCCCATTGTCTTGCCTGTGCCCGAACCTTTCAATTACCCTGCCGCCTTGGCATATTTGAGCCGCTCCAGCGATGAAGCGCTCTATGCGGTGGAGGGGGATTCCCTGGTCAAGCTGTTCGCTCGGGGAGGCGAAGAGATTCTGGTCCAGGTGGACTACGAGGAGGACGGGAGCGGCGGCTCGACCGCTGTCCGCCGTCTCGTCGCCGCATTCCCGATGGGAGACGCCCCTTCTCCGGCGATGAGGAGGCATATTGAAGCCTACATGCTGGAATGGTTCGATCTGGACCGGGATCTGGAGCCGTTTTATGTCCTCACGGAAAGCAGCGATCTGCTGCGGGAGGCCGGCCGGACCTTCCGAGGACTGCGGATGATCGGCATCCCGGATCTGTTCGAGGCGGTCTGCTGGGCGATCATCGGGCAGCAGATCAATCTGGCGTTCGCTTACACGCTCAAAAAAAGGTTCACCGAGACGTTCGGCCGCTCCGTGAGGTGGAACGGACGCGATTATTGGGCTTTCCCGGAGCCGGCTGCGGTCGCTTCGCTGGAGCCGGCCGACATCATGGCGCTGCAGATGACCGGACGCAAGTCCGAATATCTGATCGGCGCCGCACGTCTGGTCGCGGACGGCTCGCTGGACAAGCAGTCGCTGCTCCAGGCGGGCTGGGAAGGAGCGGAAAGCAAGCTGGTCGCTATTCGCGGCATCGGCTTGTGGACAGCCCATTATGTCATGATGCGCTGCCTGCGCATGCCGGAGGCGCTGCCGGCCGCCGATGTCGGGCTGCTGAACGCGATCAAGGCGGCCGGCGGCATGGAGCGCAGGCCGACGGCGGACGAAGCCAGAGAGCTGGCCAAGCCATGGAAGGGCTGGGAAGCCTATGCGACTTTTTATCTATGGAGAACGTTGTATTGATCGAGGGGAAGCAAGCGTGATCGAGCAGGACGATCGGACCCGAATCGCAGCAGGCAGAAGGCGTCTCCGCCAGGGGACGCCTTCTTTTTTTGACTTTTTGCTCCCCGACTGCCGCTGGAAGCGTTTGCCGGGAGGGGAAGCGA encodes:
- a CDS encoding transporter substrate-binding domain-containing protein: MKMKTKVLGILLLSALLAIAGCGSNGNSGSTSEDTFKVGLEAGYAPFNWTQKDDSNGGFSIAGTSEFAGGYDVEVAKKIADGLGKKLEIVKTEWDGLVPALTSGKIDAIIAGMSPTAERKETIDFSDSYYKSNLVMVVKKGGKYEGATSIQDFNGAKVTAQLNTFHYSVIDQISGVSKQTAMDNFPVMRVALESGMIDGYVSERPEAVSASAANGNLAMVEFKDGFQTSEDDTAIAVGLKKGSEYTAKINDILKGISEEQRTSIMDAAIKNQPAAK
- a CDS encoding amino acid ABC transporter permease, encoding MSLEWIVKIVEENWQMFLRGAGMTLLISLVGTVIGAVIGLLAGVIRTIPAPGRTAQRVLLKSANFLLTVYIEVFRGTPMIVQAVVIYFGSALAFDFNMNVLTAAFIVVSVNTGAYMAEIVRGGILSVDKGQFEAAHAIGMNHMQMMANIILPQVIRNILPATGNQFVINIKDTSVLNVISVSELYFLTKSVAGNNFRYFESFFVACVIYFVMTFTVTRILRYFEKRLEGSKSYEMEPAR
- a CDS encoding amino acid ABC transporter ATP-binding protein, with translation MEKVIEIQHLHKSYGMNEVLKNIGFSVHHGEVVTIIGSSGSGKSTLLRCINLLEIPSGGEILYRGRNILDGSHHIPSYRKKLGMVFQQFNLFENHDVLSNCMVGQIKVLKRSKAEAEQTARKYLKVVGMEAYINARPKQLSGGQKQRVAIARALSMEPDVLLFDEPTSALDPEMVGEVLKVMKELAHSGLTMLIVTHEMDFAREVSDRVVFMDKGVIAEEGTPEEMFGRPKQERTREFLKRTFVQHDRA
- a CDS encoding YdeI family protein; this translates as MTTNPKVDGFIRKSKKWKAEYEKLRTIVLDCGLTEDFKWMHPCYTFENKNIVIIHGFKDYCALLFHKGALLKDAHGILIQQTENVQAARQIRFANLQEIVDKETILKAYINQAIEVEKAGLEVEFKKNTEYVISEEFQTKLDEMPALKAAFEALTPGRQRAYLLYFSAPKQSKTRASRVEKYTQAILEGKGLND
- a CDS encoding putative quinol monooxygenase: MSKYAMFGKLKAHPGKRAELLDLLLGAAKTLDEMEGCEHYILHEAADDEDLIWITELWQNEEAHAASLRNERVLAVIGQARPLIAAIEPIRVRPVGGVGL
- a CDS encoding YafY family protein, which translates into the protein MKRRIVEKGMRTLAKADNMLSILWLLRSGRKMTAGQLAESLEVHVRTIYRCIDSLCASGVPILADSGPNGGYRILESFSESPLFFDPDEQRALVQASVFAREAGYPYSGDLARALDKLMRYATDEQRSRLNRHADGLEVVHSPTGPLEQEALRELEKAAASGETVIMEYDKGYGKSGASIASSRREFDPYGIVHWKGAWYTVGFCRLRGELRSFRADRIRSIETSSLRFEKPEGFSAKEHLLNSLMPGALEQEQLVDVILEGAPLALGELCRHWLFGHSVAERLPERLHLRLGADSLRTFVPYFLLPYGRSLTIIEPAVLIERMVQASSEAAAHYTDMLKRHSISTKGRLKP
- a CDS encoding DinB family protein — protein: MFASIEDFEKEWKAEAELTASVLDALTDESLARPAAANRRTLGAIAWHLAESIGYMASMGLDFTTADAGQSGSAAGIASEYRRVSRGIADAVRSAWSDEALLQKQEIGGELWANGASLRFTVMHQAHHRGQMTVLMRQAGLRVPDVYGPSYETWVEKGMAPLP
- a CDS encoding helix-turn-helix transcriptional regulator; translation: MNIAGHRRVVPVQLQDRPLPVQLESIGFNPDQEPFHRGDGYPVYHWLQTLAGEGRVSWNGHAETLPPGSGLLLPPREAHSYRSGGGVWQTAYLTFAGPELPGLMASLALSSPALYRWEPGSPLDSLLLNSLELLEGQADPLGLESSQQAYRFLLALRTYSSTDEAAGVSQRLRQLEPLLSWLEANLHQPAIGLGDLAAAAGLSGRRLNTLFRSLFGLSPYAYLVRLRIRRARELLLSRPGEPLRVIAGQTGFRDVSHFIATFRRLTGDTPDRFRSGRA
- a CDS encoding beta-galactosidase — protein: MINSKLPKIWYGGDYNPEQWDGDTWTEDHRMFKLAGIDVATINVFSWALDQPDEHTYDFAWLDEQFALLHGQGIGICLATGTGAHPAWMAKRHPEVLRVDWEGRKRRFGGRHNSCPNSPVYRRFSTALAGKLAERYGRHPALLVWHISNEYGGYCYCGNCAAAFRGWLRQRYGSLQELNRVWNTRFWGHTFYDWEEIVPPNALSEEWGGSRTNFQGISLDYRRFQSDSLLECFKLERDAVKALTPDIQVTTNLMGFYPELDYFKWGKEMDIVSWDNYPSIDTPPSFTAMAHDLMRGLRGGQPFMLMEQTPSQQNWQAYNSLKRPGVMRLWSWQAVARGADTVMFFQLRRSVGACEKYHGAVIEHSGHEHTRVFREVAELGRELRQLGDTLLDARADSKVGIVFDWENRWATELSSGPTVALNYAQEVHKYYDALYSQHIQADIIGVEEDFSRYELVIAPVMYMVKPGFADKAEAFAAAGGAFVTTFFSGIVDQHDLVRTGGYPGELRRLLGIWSEEIDALLPEQRNVIVMTASGELAGGSDAPGGSGRSGGPGAVPGMRSEYECGLLCDLIHSEGAEVKAVYGDDFYRGMPALTVNRFGEGEAWYVASSPEPAFLRDFLGSLCSGRGIEALVEEASAELEAAVRVKDGKRYLFLLNHGAEEGWASLPAGGGVDLLTGATVGGRVSVPGRGVRIVQSGRIS
- a CDS encoding DNA-3-methyladenine glycosylase is translated as MNGIKPHADAAPIVLPVPEPFNYPAALAYLSRSSDEALYAVEGDSLVKLFARGGEEILVQVDYEEDGSGGSTAVRRLVAAFPMGDAPSPAMRRHIEAYMLEWFDLDRDLEPFYVLTESSDLLREAGRTFRGLRMIGIPDLFEAVCWAIIGQQINLAFAYTLKKRFTETFGRSVRWNGRDYWAFPEPAAVASLEPADIMALQMTGRKSEYLIGAARLVADGSLDKQSLLQAGWEGAESKLVAIRGIGLWTAHYVMMRCLRMPEALPAADVGLLNAIKAAGGMERRPTADEARELAKPWKGWEAYATFYLWRTLY